GCTGCCGGCAAGCCGATGTTCGGCACGTGCGCCGGGCTGATTTTACTGGCGAAACGAATCGTCGGTTACGACGAGCCGCACTTAGGTTTGATGGACATTACGGTGGAGCGGAACTCGTTCGGTCGGCAGCGGGAAGCTTTGAGGCGGAGCTGTCGATTAAAGGCGTCGGCGATGGCTTTGTCGGCGTCTTCATCCGCGCTCCGCATATCGTGGAGGCCGGGGACGGGGTCGATGTCTTGGCGACATACAATGACCGCATTGTCGCCGCTCGACAAGGACAGTTTCTTGGCTGCTCGTTCCACCCAGAGCTGACCGACGATCATCGATTGATGCAATACTTCCTCAACATGGTCAAAGAAGCGAAAATGGCGTCAAGCCTCAAGTAAAGTGATCAAGCGAAAGCGATGAGAGGAACGAGTAGCGGGATGCCTTCCTTATCAGAGAGCCGGTGGGCGGTGCGAACCGGCAGGGAGCTCCTGTGAATCCATCCTCGAGCAAAACGTTGAACGCCCAAAGGGCCAGTAGGCGTTTTCGGCCGCCGACGTTAACGGCAAAAGGGGAAGGCATAGCAAGCCTTCAATAAGGGTGGCACCGCGGGATGGCTCCCGTCCCTTTTTTGGGACGGGGGCTTTTTTATGTATAATATTGAATGGAAAAGGAGGTAAAAGCCATGCTGGATGTGAAAATATTGCGCACCCAGTTTGAAGAAGTGAAAGAAAAACTAATGCAGCGCGGCGGGGATTTGACGAACATCGACCGCTTTGAACAATTGGACAAAGACCGCCGCCGCTTGATCGCGGAAGTCGAAGAGCTGAAAAGCAAGCGCAACGATGTGTCGCAGCAAATCGCTGTCCTAAAGCGCGAGAAAAAGGACGCCGAGCCGCTGATTGCCCAAATGCGCGAAGTCGGTGACCGCATTAAACGGATGGATGAACAAATTCGCCAGCTTGAGGCGGAACTCGACGACTTGTTGTTGTCAATTCCAAACGTGCCGCACGAATCAGTGCCGATCGGCCAATCAGAAGAGGACAATGTGGAAGTGCGGAGATGGGGAGAGCCGCGTTCGTTTTCCTTTGAGCCGAAGCCGCATTGGGAAATCGCCGATCGGCTCGGTTTGCTCGACTTTGAGCGAGCCGCCAAAGTGGCGGGAAGCCGATTTGTCTTTTATAAAGGGTTAGGAGCGCGGCTTGAGCGGGCGCTCATCAACTTTATGCTTGACATCCATCTCGATGAATTCGGTTACGAAGAAGTGTTGCCGCCATATTTAGTGAACCGGGCGAGCATGATCGGAACCGGACAGTTGCCGAAATTTGCCGAGGATGCGTTCCATTTGGACAGCGAAGATTATTTCCTCATTCCGACCGCTGAGGTGCCGGTGACGAACCTGCACCGCGACGAAATTTTGGCCGCAGATGATTTGCCGATTTACTATGCGGCCTACAGCGCCTGCTTCCGCGCGGAAGCCGGGTCGGCCGGCCGCGACACGAGAGGGCTGATCCGTCAGCATCAGTTCAATAAAGTCGAGCTGGTAAAGTTCGTAAAGCCGGAGGACTCGTACGATGAATTGGAAAAGCTGACGCGCCAGGCAGAGACGATTTTGCAACGGCTCGGGCTTCCGTACCGCGTTGTCGCCTTGTGCACCGGAGACCTTGGATTCTCGGCGGCGAAAACGTACGATATTGAAGTTTGGCTGCCAAGTTACGGAACGTACCGGGAAATTTCGTCGTGCAGCAACTTTGAGGCGTTTCAAGCGCGCCGTGCCAACATCCGCTTCCGTCGGGATCCAAAAGCGAAACCGGAGTACGTGCATACATTAAACGGTTCGGGGCTAGCCATTGGGCGGACGGTCGCCGCCATTTTGGAAAACTACCAGCAAGAAGACGGCTCGGTCATCGTTCCGGAAGCGCTTCGTCCTTACATGGGGAATCGGGACGTCATTCGCTGAAAAAAAGGTGCTTGAGGCAAATCGTTGGTTGACTTTTCCCGACTGCCGTGTTATAGTGAATGACGTTGGCAATGAGGAACAAGAAGTCTTGTTCTTGGCCAAGACGATGATGAAGAGGACTGACGCGCATAAGAGGAGATTGTCATCTGAAACGGCTGACCGCCGAAAGCCGTTTCCCATCATAAAAAAACCCGCCGTTGACCGGCGGGTTTTTTATGCCTTTATTTTTTTACAACAGTAAATTGATCAGCGATCAGCAGCCAGTTTTGTGGAAAATCAATGCCAAGTTTCCAATAGCTGACCCGCGCAAACCAAGTTCCTTCACGAGATTAAATTTTGCTTGAATGGAGCGGGCGTCCTCAAACCATACTTCATGCTCGCGTCCGTTTTCGTCGCGATAGCGAAAATGCGGTGCCTGCGCCTCCGTATCGTATTCGATGGCAACGTTATACTTTGCGGCGAGGGCGATGGCTTGCTGCGGGCTGATGGCCTGGGCGTACGGGCCGCCGGGTACATATGGCAGCGTCCAGTCGTAGCCATACAAGTTTTGCCCCATCAAAATTTTTCCGGCTGGCATTTCAGAGATGGCGTACTCGAGAACGCGGCGGACCGGACCGATCGGGGACACCGGCATCGGCGGCCCGCCGCTGTAGCCCCATTCATACGTCATGATCACGACAAAGTCGACAATTTGTCCATGGGCGCGGTAGTCGTGTGCTTCGTACCAACGTCCGCGCTGGGTCGCGCTCGTTTTCGGCGCCAAGGCGGTCGACATCATCCACCCTTCTCGTGCAAACCGCCGTTTCGCTTTGCGCAAAAACGCATTATACGCCTCACGGTCTTCCGGGCGCAAATATTCAAAATCAAAATGGATGTCGCGGAAGCCATACCGTCTAGCGGTCGCGACAATGTTGTCGAGCAGACGATTTTGCAGCGTTTCGTTTGTTAACATAAGCGCGCCGAGCTCGTCGCTGAACTGCCCGTTTTCAATGTTGGCGACAACCATAACGAGCGTGACGCGGTTGGCGCGGGCAATATCCGGAAAGTCGTCAAGCGGCGGCTCTTGCAATGTCGCGTCGCGTCGGATCGCAAAATAAAAAGGACTCAAATAAGTCAAATACGGAGCGGCTTCGCGAGCGCTCGCCTCCAGCGCTGGGCTGACAGTCGCGCCGCGCGGTTCAATATAGGCGTTAAACTCCGCTCTTCGCTTGGCGCCGGGCGGTATATAAAGCCGCTGCCCGACCTTAAGCGGAGCGTTTAAGGAGAGGCGATTCACTTCGGCAAGCCGCTGCATTGGAATCGAAAATCGGCGTGCAATCGACCATAACGTGTCGCCGCGCTGCACCCAGTAAAAACGACCGACGATCGGGATCACGAGCGCCTGACCGACAACGAGTTTATCAGGGTTTGGAAGCTTGTTGGCCCGGACAATGTCTTCCGCCGTGGTCCCGTATGCCTCAGCAATTCCACTTAACGTTTGTCCACTCTGCACTACGTGGATTTGCATACTTGACCTCCTAGTTGCGTCTTTATTCTCCATATTCTATGATGAAAAGAAAGGAGAAATGACCGTTTGTGTGAAGGGGTATACGATGAACACCGACGAGTACTACATGCGATTGGCAATGGAAGAAGCAAAAAAAGCGGAGCAGATCGGCGAAGTGCCGATCGGCGCTGTCATCGTTCAAGACGGCCGCGTCATCGCCCGCGCTCATAATTTGCGGGAAACCGAACAACGCGCCATCGCTCATGCAGAAATTTTGGCAATCGATGAAGCATGCCGGGCAACCGGTTCATGGCGGCTTGAGCGGGCGACGTTGTACGTAACGCTTGAGCCGTGCGCCATGTGCGCAGGCGCCATTGTTCTTTCCCGCATCGAACGGGTTGTATTTGGCGCGTTTGACCCAAAGGGAGGGTGCGCTGGGACATTGATGAACTTATTGCAGGAAAGCCGATTTAACCATCAGGTTAAGGTGGTAAGCGGGGTGCTTGCTGACGAGTGCGGTTCGCTGTTGAGCCAATTTTTTCGACGATTGCGCGAACAAAAGAGAAATGTTGGCGGGAGTGCCAACGAAAATTCCGTCGATTGACATTGCATTTTTTCCGCTAACGAGCTATACTGATAGTGCCGTGCTAAGCGGGGAGGTAGCGGTGCCCTGTACTCGCAATCCGCTCTAGCGAGGCTGAATTCCTTCTCGAGGTTAGTCTGTTGCGAGGCCTGTCTCAAGCAAGTGGTGTTGACGTCTGGGTCCCGCGCAATGGGATTCCGTGAACCCTGTCAGGTCCGGAAGGAAGCAGCAGTAAGCGGATGCTCCCATGTGCCGCGGGGACGCCTGGGCTGAGCTAACTGCTTGAGCAACGCTCGGGGCAGCTAATCGACAGAAGGTGCACGGCCTTACATAGCGATAGGGAACAAAACCCACTCATGGCGAGTGGGTTTTTTGTTATTTCAAATTGCAATAGGAAGTTATATAATAGATAGGACGAGAGAAAGAGGAGGGCCGTTTTCCGTGGCATACCAAGCGTTATATCGCGTGTTTCGGCCGCAGCGCTTTGCGGACATGGTCGGCCAAGAACACGTGACCAAGACGTTGCAAAGCGCCCTGCTTCAACATAAAATATCGCACGCTTACTTATTTTCCGGCCCGCGCGGTACAGGAAAAACGAGCGCAGCGAAAATTTTCGCCAAGGCGGTCAACTGTGAACAGGCGCCAGCGGCGGAGCCATGCAATGAGTGTCCAGCTTGCCTCGGCATTACGAATGGAACGGTTCCCGATGTGCTGGAAATTGACGCTGCTTCCAACAACCGCGTCGATGAAATTCGTGATATCCGTGAGAAGGTGAAATTTGCGCCGACGTCGGCCCGCTACAAAGTGTATATCATCGACGAGGTGCATATGCTGTCGATCGGTGCGTTTAACGCGCTGTTGAAAACGTTGGAGGAGCCGCCGAAACACGTCATTTTCATTTTGGCCACGACCGAGCCGCACAAAATTCCGACGACGATCATTTCCCGCTGCCAACGGTTCGATTTTCGCCGCATCCCGCTTCCGGCGATCGTTTCACGGCTAAAGTATGTCGCAAGCGCCCAAGGTGTCGAGGCGTCCGATGAGGCATTGTCCGCCATCGCCCGTGCTGCAGACGGGGGGATGCGCGATGCGCTCAGCTTGCTTGATCAAGCCATTTCGTTCAGCGACGGGAAACTTCGGCTCGACGACGTGCTGGCGATGACCGGGGCTGCATCATTTGCCGCCTTATCGAGCTTCATCGAAGCCATCCACCGCAAAGATACAGCGGCGGTTCTTCAGCAGTTGGAAACGATGATGGCGCAAGGGAAAGATCCGCATCGTTTGGTTGAAGACTTGATTTTGTACTATCGCGATTTATTGCTGTACAAAACCGCTCCCTATGTGGAGGGAGCGATTCAAATTGCTGTCGTTGACGAAGCGTTCACTTCACTGTCGGAAATGATTCCGGTTTCCAATTTATACGAGGCCATCGAGTTGCTGAACAAAAGCCAGCAAGAGATGAAGTGGACAAACCACCCACGCCTTCTGTTGGAAGTGGCGCTTGTGAAACTTTGCCATCCATCAGCCGCCGCCCCGTCGCTGTCGGCTTCCGAGTTGGAACCGTTGATAAAGCGGATTGAAACGCTGGAGGCGGAATTGCGGCGCCTGAAGGAACAACCGCCTGCTGCCCCTCCGTCGACCGCCGCGCCGGTGAAAAAACTGTCCAAACCGATGAAAACGGGGGGATATAAAGCCCCGGTTGGCCGCATTTACGAGCTGTTGAAACAGGCGACGCATGAAGATTTAGCTTTGGTGAAAGGATGCTGGGCGGATGTGCTCGACACGTTGAAACGGCAGCATAAAGTGTCGCACGCTGCCTTGCTGCAAGAGAGCGAGCCGGTTGCAGCGAGCGCCTCAGCGTTTGTATTAAAATTCAAATACGAAATCCACTGCAAAATGGCGACCGATCCCACAAGTTCGGTCAAAGAAAACGTCGAAGCGATTTTGTTTGAGCTGACAAACCGCCGCTTTGAAATGGTAGCCATTCCGGAGGGAGAATGGGGAAAAATAAGAGAAGAGTTCATCCGCAATAAGGACGCCATGGTGGAAAAAAGCGAAGAAGATCCGTTAATCGCCGAAGCGAAGCGGCTGTTTGGCGAAGAGCTGATCGAAATTAAAGAATAAACCGTTTAAAGGAGGATGCCAAGATGATGCGTGGCGGAATGGGCAATATGCAAAAAATGTTAAAACAAATGCAAAAAATGCAAAAAGAAATGCAAAAAGCGCAGGAAGAGTTGGCGGAAAAAACGGTGGAAGGCACGGCGGGCGGAGGCATGGTGACCGTTGTCGCTAACGGTCATAAACAAATTTTGGAAGTAAAAATTAAAGAGGAAGTCGTCGACCCAGACGATATTGAAATGCTGCAAGATTTGATTTTGGCAGCGACAAACGATGCGTTGAAAAAAGCGGATGAGTTGGCTAATGAAATGATGGGGCAGTTTACGAAAGGACTTAACATTCCAGGGTTGTTCTAGGGGGGGCGTATGCATTATCCAGAACCGCTATCGAAGTTGATTGACAGTTTTATGAAACTGCCCGGCATCGGCCCGAAAACGGCTGCCCGCCTTGCATTTCATGTGCTGGCGATGAAAGAAGACACCGTGCTTGAGTTTGCCAAAGCGCTCGTTGATGTCAAGCGGCATATTCATTATTGCACGATTTGCGGACATATTACAGATACAGACCCTTGCTACATCTGCAAAGACGAGCGGCGCGACCGGACGACGATTTGCGTTGTTCAGGATCCGAAAGATGTCATCGCCATGGAGAGGATGAAAGAATACAATGGCCTGTACCACGTGTTGCACGGGGCCATCTCGCCGATGGAAGGCATCGGACCGGAAGATATTAAAATCGCCGAGCTGCTCACGCGATTGCAGGATGAGACGGTCCAAGAGGTGATTTTAGCGACCGACCCGAACATCGAGGGAGAGGCAACGGCGATGTACATCTCCCGCCTGTTGAAGCCGACAGGAATCAAAGTCACCCGCATCGCCCATGGCTTGCCGGTCGGCGGCGACTTGGAGTATGCGGACGAAGTGACGTTATCAAAGGCGTTGGAAGGGCGCCGTGAGCTATAGAGAGAAAGAAGGTGGGGATCGGTTTGTTATGGCGGCGAAAGGGGAAACTAAAGAGACAATTTGATGAGAAGTTAATGGCTGAACTACAAAAGGCTAGAACTGAATGGCTTGAGCAGAAACAACTCATCGAAAAAAGCGTCGATCCGTCTCCGGAGGTGCTGAGCGCATTGCAACTCGCTGAGGCCAAATATTTTTTCCTCCTCCGCGAAGCGAAGCACCGCCGCATCACACTTAAGGAAGTGCGTTAACTTCCTTATTTTTTTGTTCTTTTTTCCCCTGTTTCTCATACGTTGGTAGTACAAGCGTGCAAAAAGGGGGTTCAAACGTTGGAGCCGAAAGTCGTCATTACCGTGTTGCTAGCGCTTATCGCCGTTTTGCTTATCGTCGGCGCCCGTCTCAAAGCGCTTCGCCTGATCGGCTACGCTGCTATCCGCCTGATCGTCGGGGCGCTCGCGCTGTTTGTCATCAACGCCATCGGCGGGCATTTTAACATCCATATTCCGATTAACCTCGTCACCTCAATCGTTTGCGGATTTCTTGGCCTCCCTGGAGCGGCAGCGTTAATCGTGATTGACCGATATATTTTGTAGGCATCATTATTCAAGATGCCTTTTATTTTTTTGTTTAAAAGTTATTGACTTTTATATGACAATGCATTATATTAATTAATGTCGCTGTTCATGAAAGATATGTTGACAGCAAATTAAATGATATGTATAATGATAAAAGTGTGCAAGATAAACAAGTTCCTTGAAAACTAAACAAAACGCAAGCGTCATAAGAAAAGCGGAGGCCGCTTTGGCCGAAGCTGGACAATCCGAAAAGCCAATCAACTTTCTTTGGAGAGTTTGATCCTGGCTCAGGACGAACGCTGGCGGCGTGCCTAATACATGCAAGTCGAGCGGACCAAATCGGAGCTTGCTCTGATTTGGTCAGCGGCGGACGGGTGAGTAACACGTGGGCAACCTGCCCGCAAGACCGGGATAACTCCGGGAAACCGGAGCTAATACCGGATAACACCGAAGACCGCATGGTCTTTGGTTGAAAGGCGGCCTTTGGCTGTCACTTGCGGATGGGCCCGCGGCGCATTAGCTAGTTGGTGAGGTAACGGCTCACCAAGGCGACGATGCGTAGCCGGCCTGAGAGGGTGACCGGCCACACTGGGACTGAGACACGGCCCAGACTCCTACGGGAGGCAGCAGTAGGGAATCTTCCGCAATGGGCGAAAGCCTGACGGAGCGACGCCGCGTGAGCGAAGAAGGCCTTCGGGTCGTAAAGCTCTGTTGTGAGGGACGAAGGAGCGCCGTTCGAAGAGGGCGGCGCGGTGACGGTACCTCACGAGGAAGCCCCGGCTAACTACGTGCCAGCAGCCGCGGTAATACGTAGGGGGCGAGCGTTGTCCGGAATTATTGGGCGTAAAGCGCGCGCAGGCGGTCCCTTAAGTCTGATGTGAAAGCCCACGGCTCAACCGTGGAGGGTCATTGGAAACTGGGGGACTTGAGTGCAGGAGAGGAGAGCGGAATTCCACGTGTAGCGGTGAAATGCGTAGAGATGTGGAGGAACACCAGTGGCGAAGGCGGCTCTCTGGCCTGCAACTGACGCTGAGGCGCGAAAGCGTGGGGAGCAAACAGGATTAGATACCCTGGTAGTCCACGCCGTAAACGATGAGTGCTAAGTGTTAGAGGGGTCACACCCTTTAGTGCTGCAGCTAACGCGATAAGCACTCCGCCTGGGGAGTACGGCCGCAAGGCTGAAACTCAAAGGAATTGACGGGGGCCCGCACAAGCGGTGGAGCATGTGGTTTAATTCGAAGCAACGCGAAGAACCTTACCAGGTCTTGACATCCCCTGACAACCCAAGAGATTGGGCGTTCCCCCTTCGGGGGGACAGGGTGACAGGTGGTGCATGGTTGTCGTCAGCTCGTGTCGTGAGATGTTGGGTTAAGTCCCGCAACGAGCGCAACCCTCGCCTCTAGTTGCCAGCACGAAGGTGGGCACTCTAGAGGGACTGCCGGCGACAAGTCGGAGGAAGGTGGGGATGACGTCAAATCATCATGCCCCTTATGACCTGGGCTACACACGTGCTACAATGGGCGGTACAAAGGGCTGCGAACCCGCGAGGGGGAGCGAATCCCAAAAAGCCGCTCTCAGTTCGGATTGCAGGCTGCAACTCGCCTGCATGAAGCCGGAATCGCTAGTAATCGCGGATCAGCATGCCGCGGTGAATACGTTCCCGGGCCTTGTACACACCGCCCGTCACACCACGAGAGCTTGCAACACCCGAAGTCGGTGAGGTAACCCTTACGGGAGCCAGCCGCCGAAGGTGGGGCAAGTGATTGGGGTGAAGTCGTAACAAGGTAGCCGTACCGGAAGGTGCGGCTGGATCACCTCCTTTCTAAGGATGTTATTGACAAAATCGAATGGTTTGATTATAATGACGCTTGCTGTTTTGTTTGGTTTTGAGGGAATTGGTTATTCTCTCGGTTGTTTTGCGCCTGCGTCTGCGAGTGATTCAGCGGAGCTGGATTCCTCGGCGCAAGGCCGCAAAGAAGCTGACTCAAGGCAGCAGCCTTGTTTCGTTTTGAGGGAACTTATTGTTCCTTGCAATGTGTATATGGGCCTATAGCTCAGCTGGTCAGAGCGCACGCCTGATAAGCGTGAGGTCGGTGGTTCAAGTCCACTTAGGCCCATTGGATGGGGTCTTAGCTCAGCTGGGAGAGCGCCTGCTTTGCAAGCAGGAGGTCATCGGTTCGATCCCGATAGGCTCCACCATATCAAGGTAAGAGGTTTCAACGTAGTTGCTTTGCGTCTGCGTCTACAAGCGGATTCGGAGAAGCTGAATTCCTCGACGCAAACCAGCGAAGAAGCGAATTCAAAGGAGCTGCTTTGCGTCTGTGCCTGCGTCTGCTAGCAGGTTCAGGGAAGCAAGATTCCTCGATGCAAGACTGCAGAGAAGCAAATTCAAGAAGCAGTCTCGTTTGCGTCTGCGTCTACAAGCGGATTCGGAGAAGCCGAATTCCTCGACGCAAACCAGCGAAGAAGCGAATTCAAAGGAGCTACTTCGTTCCTTGAAAACTAGATAACCGATAAAGCAAAGGAAGAAGCCGAGAGCGCAATAGGTTAAGCTGGAAAGGGCGCACGGTGGATGCCTTGGCACTAGGAGCCGATGAAGGACGGGGCAAACGCCGAAACGCTTCGGGGAGCTGTAAGCAAGCGTTGATCCGGAGATGTCCGAATGGGGGAACCCACTGTCCGTAATGGGGCAGTATCCATGCCTGAATCCATAGGGCATGGAGGGCACACCCGGGGAACTGAAACATCTTAGTACCCGGAGGAGAAGAAAGCAACCGCGATTCCCTGAGTAGCGGCGAGCGAAACGGGAACAGCCCAAACCAAGAGGCATGTCCTCTTGGGGTTGTAGGACCGCTCACGATGGGAGTGAGAAAGGGACGGGGTAGACGAACCGGTCTGGAACGGCCGGCCAGAGAAGGTGAGAGCCCTGTAGTCGAAACTTCGTTCCCTCCCGAGCGGATCCTGAGTACGGCGGGACACGAGGAATCCCGTCGGAAGCAGGGAGGACCATCTCCCAAGGCTAAATACTCCCTAGTGACCGATAGTGCACCAGTACCGTGAGGGAAAGGTGAAAAGCACCCCGGGAGGGGAGTGAAAGAGAACCTGAAACCGTGTGCCTACAAGTAGTCAGAGCCCGTTGATGGGTGATGGCGTGCCTTTTGTAGAATGAACCGGCGAGTGACGATGGCGTGCGAGGTTAAGCCGAAGAGGCGGAGCCGCAGCGAAAGCGAGTCTGAACAGGGCGTGTGAGTACGTCGTCGTCGACCCGAAACCAGGTGATCTACCCATGTCCAGGGTGAAGGCCGGGTAACACCGGCTGGAGGCCCGAACCCACGCACGTTGAAAAGTGCGGGGATGAGGTGTGGGTAGGGGTGAAATGCCAATCGAACTTGGAGATAGCTGGTTCTCCCCGAAATAGCTTTAGGGCTAGCCTCGGGTTTGAGAGTCTTGGAGGTAGAGCACTGATTGGGCTAGGGGCCCCAAACGGGTTACCGAACCCAGTCAAACTCCGAATGCCAATGACTTATGCCCGGGAGTCAGACCGCGAGTGATAAGATCCGTGGTCGAGAGGGGAACAGCCCAGACCGCCAGCTAAGGCCCCGAAGTGCACGTTCAGTGGAAAAGGATGTGGAGTTGCCGAGACAACCAGGATGTTGGCTTAGAAGCAGCCACCATTTAAAGAGTGCGTAATAGCTCACTGGTCGAGTGACTCTGCGCCGAAAATGTACCGGGGCTAAACGTGCCGCCGAAGCTGCGGGATGACCGTTGGTCATCGGTAGGGGAGCGTTCTAAGGGCAGAGAAGCCAGACCGGAAGGACTGGTGGAGCGCTTAGAAGTGAGAATGCCGGTATGAGTAGCGAAAACAGAGGTGAGAATCCTCTGCGCCGAAAGCCTAAGGGTTCCTGAGGAAGGTTCGTCCGCTCAGGGTTAGTCGGGACCTAAGCCGAGGCCGAAAGGCGTAGGTGATGGACAACAGGTTGAGATTCCTGTACCACCTTCTTCCCGTTTGAGCGATGGGGGGACGCAGGAGGATAGGGCGAGCAGGCGGCTGGAAGAGCCTGTCCAAGCCGTGAGGCTGATCCGCAGGCAAATCCGCGGATCATAAGGCTAAGCGGTGACGGCGACGGAGTAATCCGGAAGTCCCCGATTTCACACTGCCAAGAAAAGCCTCTAGCGAGGGAAGAGGTGCCCGTACCGCAAACCGACACAGGTAGGCGAGGAGAGAATCCTAAGGCGCGCGGGAGAACTCTCGTTAAGGAACTCGGCAAAATGACCCCGTAACTTCGGGAGAAGGGGTGCTCTTTGGGGTGAAGAGCCCTGAAGAGCCGCAGTGAAAAGGCCCAAGCGACTGTTTATCAAAAACACAGGTCTCTGCGAAGCCGAAAGGCGACGTATAGGGGCTGACACCTGCCCGGTGCTGGAAGGTTAAGGGGAGCGCTTAGCGGAAGCGAAGGTGCGAACCGAAGCCCCAGTAAACGGCGGCCGTAACTATAACGGTCCTAA
Above is a window of Geobacillus thermoleovorans DNA encoding:
- the recR gene encoding recombination mediator RecR; this encodes MHYPEPLSKLIDSFMKLPGIGPKTAARLAFHVLAMKEDTVLEFAKALVDVKRHIHYCTICGHITDTDPCYICKDERRDRTTICVVQDPKDVIAMERMKEYNGLYHVLHGAISPMEGIGPEDIKIAELLTRLQDETVQEVILATDPNIEGEATAMYISRLLKPTGIKVTRIAHGLPVGGDLEYADEVTLSKALEGRREL
- the tadA gene encoding tRNA adenosine(34) deaminase TadA; protein product: MNTDEYYMRLAMEEAKKAEQIGEVPIGAVIVQDGRVIARAHNLRETEQRAIAHAEILAIDEACRATGSWRLERATLYVTLEPCAMCAGAIVLSRIERVVFGAFDPKGGCAGTLMNLLQESRFNHQVKVVSGVLADECGSLLSQFFRRLREQKRNVGGSANENSVD
- the serS gene encoding serine--tRNA ligase translates to MLDVKILRTQFEEVKEKLMQRGGDLTNIDRFEQLDKDRRRLIAEVEELKSKRNDVSQQIAVLKREKKDAEPLIAQMREVGDRIKRMDEQIRQLEAELDDLLLSIPNVPHESVPIGQSEEDNVEVRRWGEPRSFSFEPKPHWEIADRLGLLDFERAAKVAGSRFVFYKGLGARLERALINFMLDIHLDEFGYEEVLPPYLVNRASMIGTGQLPKFAEDAFHLDSEDYFLIPTAEVPVTNLHRDEILAADDLPIYYAAYSACFRAEAGSAGRDTRGLIRQHQFNKVELVKFVKPEDSYDELEKLTRQAETILQRLGLPYRVVALCTGDLGFSAAKTYDIEVWLPSYGTYREISSCSNFEAFQARRANIRFRRDPKAKPEYVHTLNGSGLAIGRTVAAILENYQQEDGSVIVPEALRPYMGNRDVIR
- a CDS encoding YaaL family protein, translating into MLWRRKGKLKRQFDEKLMAELQKARTEWLEQKQLIEKSVDPSPEVLSALQLAEAKYFFLLREAKHRRITLKEVR
- a CDS encoding YbaB/EbfC family nucleoid-associated protein, with product MRGGMGNMQKMLKQMQKMQKEMQKAQEELAEKTVEGTAGGGMVTVVANGHKQILEVKIKEEVVDPDDIEMLQDLILAATNDALKKADELANEMMGQFTKGLNIPGLF
- the dnaX gene encoding DNA polymerase III subunit gamma/tau yields the protein MAYQALYRVFRPQRFADMVGQEHVTKTLQSALLQHKISHAYLFSGPRGTGKTSAAKIFAKAVNCEQAPAAEPCNECPACLGITNGTVPDVLEIDAASNNRVDEIRDIREKVKFAPTSARYKVYIIDEVHMLSIGAFNALLKTLEEPPKHVIFILATTEPHKIPTTIISRCQRFDFRRIPLPAIVSRLKYVASAQGVEASDEALSAIARAADGGMRDALSLLDQAISFSDGKLRLDDVLAMTGAASFAALSSFIEAIHRKDTAAVLQQLETMMAQGKDPHRLVEDLILYYRDLLLYKTAPYVEGAIQIAVVDEAFTSLSEMIPVSNLYEAIELLNKSQQEMKWTNHPRLLLEVALVKLCHPSAAAPSLSASELEPLIKRIETLEAELRRLKEQPPAAPPSTAAPVKKLSKPMKTGGYKAPVGRIYELLKQATHEDLALVKGCWADVLDTLKRQHKVSHAALLQESEPVAASASAFVLKFKYEIHCKMATDPTSSVKENVEAILFELTNRRFEMVAIPEGEWGKIREEFIRNKDAMVEKSEEDPLIAEAKRLFGEELIEIKE
- a CDS encoding pro-sigmaK processing inhibitor BofA family protein, translating into MEPKVVITVLLALIAVLLIVGARLKALRLIGYAAIRLIVGALALFVINAIGGHFNIHIPINLVTSIVCGFLGLPGAAALIVIDRYIL